Part of the Impatiens glandulifera chromosome 8, dImpGla2.1, whole genome shotgun sequence genome is shown below.
ATGATAAAACTATACACTGGAacataatattctttttaaatttaagtaaaatagtTGGTAAATGGGTCAACATCACATACAataggaaaaaaatattaaaagttaatttaaacttaacttttatttaatgtCATACATCTTTTATAATGACATTTAATGCATTATAcctaaaaaaattagtttcttagttttttttcaccaaaataccctaataaaattatgaagataaaaaatacaaggttgaaaaataaattttaatatttatttaataaattgaggATTTTGATAGTTAACAAGAAAAATTATGTGATAgaagttttgtttttaaatcaaaacaatccatgatcaaacatgttcatagttatattattataatgttttttatttaaattttaaattttataaaaaaaaatattttgatcatttaattaataaattaaataatttaatggttgaaaaaaatatatataattttttgataaaacaaaACCAAACAACCCATGATAAAAGGTGTTCCTTGTGAATGAGTAAGTGTAAATTGTACCTTACATCATCAATTATTAGGGACTAATTTATGTTAATCTTTTTGCATTTTTGTCATTCttttatttcatcaatcatgTTATCCTAATATTCAATAAAGATTATGCAtgtagttatttttaataaaattgtgatattctaaaaaatatattatatattataaatgcaTGTAGTTCTtcttaagaaaattatgatcatCTAAAAAAGCAAAGACAAAATTGGTGTATGTTGAAAATATTCCAATGTAATGATGGTTGTTGAATTTATTATAATGACAAATATTTGAgtgatcatatatataataataataaattaatctcCTCATCCACTAACCAATTATGATCTCAAATCTCAATGATTCCCATGTTACACTAGTGTTAATAGTAAGACTAAGGTCTTGTTTGTATGGCCCATTTtataaagtgtttctttttgTATGATATTTCCTATTTTtaactcatatatataattgtattatatatttaacttgtAAAATCGTGTATCAAAAtgcattttattttcttatttaaataatttaatcttatTCAGAATCTATAATTTAACTCTCacttaaattagaaaaattttagtaaaaattgaattaaagacgtttgattgttttaacttaattaaactATCATTGAAGGTTAAATAACTTAAGTCTCATTTAATTTGAGATATAATTAGGGACGGACTTAGGATTTACAGTTTAGGTGGGTTGAAAAAAATTTGGGGTACGCTAAAAATAAtatcgaatttttttttaataaaacgagtaaataaatatgaattttatcaatttttaataattatataaatcaatagtgaattatgttaaaaaaaattaaaaaaataattggtattgtcaaatttgaaaaaaaaaaagaaaaaaaaaagaaggataTGTATGCCATGCTATATAATAAAccctaagtaaaaaaaattaataatgtatgACTTGTAAGATTCTATCTTAACCtcacttaattaattacattatttgaattaattctcaattaagatattaatttacttataaaatttaaatattacatacaATATTGTTATGATAAAGTAAcataaatttaatcaaacaatattttcaaattctaacCCAATTTACTTCAAATAGtcccaaatcaaacaagttaGCTCTTTGACCTTATTCATTTTGTTCATTTCAAGTTATCCTAGATTAGTTTCAAATAATATACTTCCTCAATAACTTCATTTaatatcaattaataatatCTCTTCAAAAACCCCAAATAAAAACtctcaaataaccaacatcaaacaaaaccttttatattgaactataaattaacataaataaattctttaatcaagcaatattttcaaattctaacCCAATTTACTTCAAATAGtcccaaatcaaacaagctatAGCTCTTTCACCTTATTCATTTTAGCCATTTCAAGTTATCCTAGATTAtagtttcaaataatattatacttcCTCAATAACTTCATTTAATATCAACCAATAACATCTCTTCAAAACCCACAAATAAAAACTCTCAAATAACCAACACATCAAACAAAACCTATGAACTATTTTGATAACCCTAATCAAACCTAgcaaaaacttattaatttttaataataaataaaaaattttcaaaaaagccAAATTAGGTCTTCTCTCTTTGTCTAGTCGTGTCTGGTCTGTCTCTATCTAGAAGAGCAAAATAAAGATGCATGAAAGTCATCACCAGTGATGAAATGGGTAAGAAGAATGCAGGAAATTGTCTATAGCAAAGATTGAATTATaacaagtaattaattaataataatattcatcttCCAACTATACTATAAAAAACATTCTCTCTTTTGATGTGTTTGAAATTTGCAGATTGATTCTTTGCTTGAAAGATGGCGCCATCATATTCGGGCATATGTCTTGGTCAGAGTTTcccatctttttatttttatttttttttgctttattcttcttcatcacACTCACATTATTTTCTTTGACTGGTCAACAAACTTCTTTGACGAGTCGTCTCTATCATCCCAAATTTAACCCTAGCTAGCTAGGTCCCACCTTAAAGTTGATCTTCATCATTTGCATTTTGATCGGCTCCTCAATTTTATATGGTATGATCAAATTTGGGATCCGGTATCATCatccattttaaattaatcaaattttgatttagTGTAGTTAAATATTAGGCTAAATATcatgtttctattctttttATAAACACTTTAAATCATTGATTATGTTTATGGGTTAATTCactgttaaattaaaattgtagaaAATACCCTTGTTTGTtggtgttttttatttttttttatgtttttcttattattttaaaatgattaattttgttGTATTTCGGTTGAGTTTAGTAACAATGTAAAcactcttatttttttcattatgtCTAAAcgattattatttaaatcatattgcatgtgttattaaaaaaatatagtaggTTTATATAGAGACACTTATAATTCAATGGTAGAGCGTAAAAACTCGTGTTTTAAGGTTATTCGTTTGAATCTTTACATCGGggtcatttaaaaaaagatgaagataattttaagttagttagttaattatatcatattaaCTCGTTCTCAAGGTCGTGAATTTGAGTCTTCAGTCTTCACACATTCGgaatgataaaaacaaataaccaaaaacaattattttaggtagttatattatttataaaattgatatttaatttaaattcaattttttttaaacatttttaagaTTACCAATTTCAagaagatatttaaatatttttaaattttgtttagagAGAATAAAGCACGTCATACCTatagtaaaaaatttaaacgatttttagtgagaatcgaaCTATAACTTTTGAATCTCTTAAACAAAAAGAAAGGTTAATGAGATAGACAtgcaattattaatattgtttaaattagaCATTGGGATCAAACTAGACCTAAGAGTAGTGGGGAGCCAATGGTCCATAAAATTCTTGTAGTGGGGTCAAGGAATTGAATCTAGGGAGTATACATAGAACAATGATTATGTCCACAAGACAAGGACATTTAGTACTGCCAATAAGGAGCCTATCTAGTTAGgacaatatttaatttatctcttAAATCCAAGGTATGAGGAACGAACGAACGAACGAACTCTTCTTCGAGGATGATCGTGATCATCTTAtgttactatttattattagttataattAAGTCATCACAATAATAgtgttataaattatattatttataaaattgacaaGCCTCTCCTAAATGAACTCGAGGTTAGGTGGTTCGAGAATTGCTTACTAACTCTTTCTATAGAAATCAGGGATCCATCTTTGAGATTAAGACTTGTATTTTCTTCGAGTTCTTTTTAATGTGTTGATATGAACATATAGACTTGAAGTAGATACCTAATGTCTTAAcgattataacaataattaactaaaaatacGATTTGAACAACTAAGTGTTTCAAATGCATTTAGCAATAATAGCGATGCAATCAGGGCACCATTGCAATTAGTGTATAAATTGAACGAAATAAGCTTAATCATACAAACCCTAAATAATGAATTCGATTTGTGGGCCTAAAACAccaattttagaaaataaaaaatataaaagaacaaaaaaaagaCTCTTTCTTGGGACCTACAAAGAATGTCACATGGATCCGTTACAGCTGATCAGTAcacattttctctctcctctcttttTCCACTCTCTCTCACGCATCGATCCAAACCGTACAATACTTGATCTTGTAATCAATTGAATCCAAATTCTTTATCTTATCtctctccatatatatatatatatatatcatattcaTCTATCTATTCCCCACAAGCAATTctcacttctctctctagattcAAGTTTCACTTCACTAAGGTAAGGATGAATCGTTCAAGAGGACAACCTATTCAGGTACACAATTTCTTTGATCTTTTCAAATCTATTTGTTTATGGGTTTTAATCATAAGTTATGAAATCTCAGGAAATGGGAAGTGAAACCCTAGAAAGCATACTGATCTGCACAAAACAGCCACAACAAGAGAAGAAGACAAGACCTCATGCAGAACAAGCCCTAAAATGTCCAAGATGTGATTCAACAAACACCAAATTCTGCTACTACAACAATTACAGCCTAACCCAACCAAGGTATATAAATAATTCACTCTTTATTTTTTCATGCAAAAAAACCTAACCCTATAAGACACATTACAGGTACTTCTGCAAGTCATGTAGACGCTACTGGACTCAAGGTGGAACCCTAAGAAATGTTCCTGTTGGTGGAAGTTTCAGGAAGAACACCAAGAAATCATCGTCATCTTCTTCGTCGTCTAAGACTAGTAAGACCGGCCAAGACCATCCACCGCTTCTTCATAATCATTTTCCATCCTTAACCTATGATTCCAACCATGATCATCTTGCCCTAGTACCGTTTTCAAACTTGCCCATGAGATTTGATCATGAAGTCAATGTAGGAAACTACCATCTTCATCATGAATCGGCAATGAATTTTCAGAATTTGTATTATGGGGATCATATGGGTGGTCAAACGTCTCAAATGGGGATTAATAGTGGAGGGATGATCATGGATCATGGGCTGAATCCGGTTGATCATCAAGAAATGGCGGCGACGATTCCGTTTGAGGAATTGAGTGGTATGGGGGAGTATGGTAACAATAGAGTGCTTTG
Proteins encoded:
- the LOC124912374 gene encoding dof zinc finger protein DOF3.2-like — protein: MNRSRGQPIQEMGSETLESILICTKQPQQEKKTRPHAEQALKCPRCDSTNTKFCYYNNYSLTQPRYFCKSCRRYWTQGGTLRNVPVGGSFRKNTKKSSSSSSSSKTSKTGQDHPPLLHNHFPSLTYDSNHDHLALVPFSNLPMRFDHEVNVGNYHLHHESAMNFQNLYYGDHMGGQTSQMGINSGGMIMDHGLNPVDHQEMAATIPFEELSGMGEYGNNRVLWGFPWKLAGENGDNNMNMVGDYHDQKGINTNWNGIGSSSNWHGLLNSPLM